A portion of the Burkholderia sp. GAS332 genome contains these proteins:
- a CDS encoding glucose-6-phosphate 1-dehydrogenase, with the protein MTTHHASATPDLPLDMIIFGGTGDLSFRKLLPALYMAHLHCNLPPDTRILTIGRKPWSREEYINEFMEAKAKPFIEKKAFDAAAWDKFLALFEYVRMDVDSIEDYQRLKEASREGVRRVFYLATSPDLFTNICDNLSAAGLVDGNSRVVLEKPLGHDLASAQEINTAVGKHFGEAQIYRIDHYLGKETVQNLMVLRFGNAIFGPLWQAPYIKRVQITVAEEVGVGSRAGFYDKTGALRDMVQNHLLQLLCIVAMEPPVSLDPDAVRDEKLKVLRSLRPMTPEDIARDTVRGQYTAGAVNGEPVKGYLEEDNVPPGSRAETFVALRAHINNWRWANVPFYLRTGKRMQKKVSEIVIEFSELPFSIIPSGGRNYGNRLVIQLQPEESIQLQMLAKEPGSGMHMLPVNLNLDLQQAFTERRAEAYERLLIDVIRGRLTHFMRRDELEAAWAWAEPILEGWAKSGDKPRGYTAGTFGPAASTALMARENAVWAEESQ; encoded by the coding sequence ATGACGACCCACCACGCTTCTGCTACCCCCGACCTGCCGCTCGACATGATCATCTTCGGCGGCACCGGCGACCTGTCGTTTCGCAAGCTGCTGCCCGCGCTCTACATGGCGCATCTGCACTGCAATCTGCCGCCGGATACCCGCATTCTCACGATTGGCCGCAAGCCGTGGTCGCGTGAGGAGTACATCAACGAATTCATGGAAGCGAAGGCGAAGCCCTTCATCGAAAAGAAGGCGTTCGATGCCGCCGCCTGGGACAAATTCCTGGCGCTGTTCGAGTACGTGCGCATGGACGTCGACTCGATCGAGGACTACCAGCGTCTGAAGGAGGCGTCGCGCGAAGGTGTGCGGCGCGTGTTCTATCTGGCGACCTCGCCGGATCTGTTCACGAATATTTGCGACAACCTTTCGGCAGCGGGACTGGTAGACGGGAATTCACGCGTCGTGCTCGAGAAACCGCTAGGCCACGATCTGGCCTCCGCGCAGGAGATCAACACGGCGGTCGGCAAGCATTTCGGCGAAGCGCAGATCTACCGGATCGACCACTACCTCGGCAAGGAAACTGTGCAGAACCTGATGGTGCTGCGCTTTGGCAACGCGATTTTCGGCCCGCTGTGGCAGGCGCCGTATATCAAGCGCGTGCAGATCACGGTGGCCGAAGAGGTCGGCGTGGGCAGCCGCGCGGGCTTCTACGACAAAACCGGCGCGCTGCGCGACATGGTGCAGAACCACTTGCTGCAACTGCTGTGTATCGTTGCGATGGAGCCGCCGGTGTCGCTCGATCCGGATGCGGTGCGCGACGAAAAACTCAAGGTGCTGCGTTCGCTGCGCCCCATGACGCCCGAGGATATCGCGCGCGATACCGTGCGCGGTCAGTACACGGCCGGTGCGGTGAACGGCGAGCCGGTGAAGGGCTACCTCGAGGAAGACAACGTGCCGCCGGGCAGCCGTGCCGAGACTTTCGTCGCGTTGCGGGCGCATATCAACAACTGGCGTTGGGCCAATGTGCCGTTCTACCTGCGCACCGGCAAGCGGATGCAGAAGAAGGTGTCGGAAATCGTTATCGAGTTTTCCGAATTGCCGTTCTCGATCATTCCGAGCGGTGGGCGCAACTACGGCAATCGTCTCGTGATCCAGTTGCAGCCGGAAGAGTCGATCCAGTTGCAGATGCTCGCGAAGGAGCCGGGCAGCGGCATGCACATGCTGCCGGTGAATTTGAATCTGGACTTGCAGCAGGCTTTCACCGAGCGTCGCGCGGAAGCGTACGAGCGCTTGCTGATCGACGTGATTCGCGGACGCCTCACGCACTTCATGCGCCGCGACGAGCTCGAAGCCGCATGGGCGTGGGCCGAGCCGATTCTGGAAGGCTGGGCCAAGTCGGGCGACAAGCCGCGTGGCTATACGGCAGGCACGTTTGGACCGGCTGCGTCGACCGCGCTGATGGCCCGGGAAAATGCCGTGTGGGCGGAAGAGTCGCAGTAA
- a CDS encoding Response regulator receiver domain-containing protein encodes MTNETHSPDAIAVAERVRELMSRHGIGKRQQTTELCRILDLSFSQGHRKLRGNSPWTLSQIKKVAEVFGEPAAQLFGAQSLDPGMVGAIAQEAVFCIGAIELACTAWVGAALEAGSRPEFVAYSKLGQWRVARHDGTLYQSAYEVHKIEIYPRRAETDKPTIAVVDDDHASADNLRDYLERSGFTAVAIYGLAAFAEQLQTQIFDGIVIDWLFGSQTSAAAICAVRASENPDAPIFVLTGELLTGKASESEISEVIRNYDVACYEKPARMAILVADLSKRLNRP; translated from the coding sequence ATGACCAACGAAACACACTCACCTGACGCCATCGCCGTCGCCGAGCGCGTGCGCGAGTTGATGAGCCGGCATGGAATCGGCAAACGCCAGCAAACCACTGAGCTGTGCCGCATCCTCGATCTGAGTTTTTCGCAGGGACACCGCAAGCTGCGCGGCAACAGCCCGTGGACCCTCTCGCAGATCAAAAAGGTCGCCGAGGTGTTCGGCGAACCTGCCGCCCAGCTATTCGGCGCACAGTCGCTCGATCCCGGCATGGTCGGCGCCATCGCCCAGGAGGCGGTGTTCTGCATCGGTGCGATCGAGCTGGCTTGCACCGCATGGGTCGGCGCCGCGCTCGAAGCGGGCAGCCGTCCGGAATTTGTCGCGTACTCGAAGCTCGGTCAATGGCGCGTTGCGCGTCACGACGGCACGCTCTACCAAAGCGCGTACGAAGTCCACAAGATCGAGATCTATCCGCGCCGCGCTGAAACCGACAAGCCGACCATCGCCGTGGTCGACGACGACCACGCCTCCGCCGACAACCTGCGCGACTATCTCGAGCGCAGCGGTTTCACAGCGGTGGCGATCTACGGCCTCGCGGCGTTTGCCGAACAACTGCAAACGCAGATCTTCGACGGCATTGTGATCGACTGGCTGTTCGGCTCGCAGACCTCGGCAGCGGCGATCTGCGCGGTGCGGGCCTCGGAGAATCCGGACGCGCCGATTTTCGTGCTGACCGGCGAATTGCTGACTGGCAAGGCCAGCGAATCGGAGATCAGCGAGGTCATCCGCAATTACGACGTCGCGTGCTATGAAAAGCCCGCGCGTATGGCGATCCTGGTCGCCGACCTGTCCAAGCGCCTTAACCGGCCTTGA
- a CDS encoding transcriptional regulator, GntR family, whose product MDPQFAFSLDLPPSNSRKLLRVLHDQLRAAILDGRLKPGLRLPTTRAFAACYGVSRNTAVAVYELLLSEGYLATRRKAGTFVALVLPGSAARAATWDSDRSGDIRLNTPWRQAPLLSCVPTKVEVRHDFRFGIPDHRFFRGDIWHRLSGRALRALSSAPAVYCDARGRPALRDAIARHVAFTRGVACQPDDVVVTAGAQQAFDLLARILVTPGYTVVAVEDPGYPAIRAAFAMAGARIERVPVDEEGLIVERLPAEARVICVTPSHQFPLGTAMSARRRAELLEFARLHGAAIVEDDYDGEFRFDGRPLDALQTLDRSESVFYVGTFSKSLFPALRMGFVVPPQWAHAALVVARQYAEYHPAVLPQDTLAAFIAEGHLMRHVWKMREIYGRRRRVLLESLQFEFGERLQPIATQAGLHISAFAHVVGEDIGNVVHRAREAGTCVEWLGAYSQEPTVQRGMGFGFGGVNEEGIVAGLAALRKLWPDA is encoded by the coding sequence ATGGACCCACAATTTGCATTTTCGCTCGACCTGCCGCCGTCCAATTCGCGTAAGCTGCTGCGCGTACTGCACGACCAATTGCGTGCGGCGATTCTCGATGGCAGGCTCAAACCCGGTCTGCGGTTGCCAACCACGCGCGCTTTTGCCGCATGCTACGGTGTGTCGCGAAACACGGCCGTGGCTGTTTATGAACTGTTGCTCAGTGAAGGCTATCTGGCCACGCGGCGCAAGGCCGGTACGTTTGTCGCTCTTGTGCTGCCGGGGTCAGCAGCGCGTGCTGCTACGTGGGATTCGGACCGGTCCGGCGATATCCGTTTAAATACGCCCTGGCGACAGGCGCCGCTGCTTTCGTGCGTGCCGACAAAAGTCGAGGTACGCCACGACTTCCGATTCGGCATCCCGGATCATCGTTTCTTTCGGGGCGATATCTGGCATAGATTGTCGGGTCGCGCGTTGCGAGCGCTGTCGTCTGCGCCGGCGGTCTATTGCGACGCGCGCGGTCGCCCGGCATTGCGCGACGCCATCGCAAGGCATGTGGCGTTCACGCGTGGAGTCGCCTGTCAGCCGGACGACGTGGTCGTGACCGCCGGCGCGCAGCAGGCGTTCGATTTGCTCGCGCGGATTCTCGTGACGCCTGGTTATACCGTTGTTGCGGTCGAAGATCCAGGCTATCCGGCAATCCGTGCTGCATTTGCGATGGCCGGCGCGCGGATTGAACGGGTGCCTGTCGATGAGGAGGGGTTGATCGTCGAGCGCTTGCCGGCCGAAGCGCGCGTGATTTGCGTGACGCCTTCGCATCAGTTTCCGCTTGGCACGGCCATGTCGGCGCGCCGCCGCGCCGAACTGCTCGAATTTGCGCGGCTGCATGGCGCGGCGATTGTCGAAGACGACTACGACGGCGAATTCCGGTTTGATGGGCGTCCGCTGGACGCATTGCAGACGCTGGATCGGTCAGAGTCGGTCTTCTATGTCGGAACGTTTTCGAAGAGCCTGTTTCCCGCGCTGCGGATGGGTTTCGTTGTGCCGCCGCAGTGGGCGCATGCTGCGCTCGTGGTCGCGAGGCAATACGCGGAATACCACCCGGCGGTGCTGCCGCAGGACACGCTCGCAGCATTCATCGCAGAGGGGCATTTGATGCGGCACGTGTGGAAAATGCGGGAGATTTATGGCCGTCGCCGGCGTGTGCTGCTCGAAAGCTTGCAATTCGAATTTGGAGAAAGGCTGCAGCCGATTGCCACGCAAGCGGGTTTGCATATCTCTGCGTTCGCGCACGTTGTCGGGGAAGACATCGGGAACGTCGTGCATCGTGCTCGCGAAGCGGGCACATGCGTTGAATGGTTGGGCGCGTACAGCCAGGAGCCGACGGTTCAGCGGGGAATGGGATTCGGCTTTGGCGGGGTCAATGAAGAGGGCATTGTTGCCGGCCTGGCGGCGTTGCGAAAGCTTTGGCCAGACGCGTGA
- a CDS encoding voltage-gated potassium channel has protein sequence MPWQAPRARTLFTRPAASPQRVLLQRVYLVLGLCVLAFAVLYLDRDGLRDANRKVLGIIDLMYFTMVTVATVGYGDIVPVTARARLIDAFFIVPIRIVIWFVFLGTAYQFVIQRVIEEFRMKRLQKQLRDHVVVCGYGLSGSVAVRELLESGFAAESIVVIDSQQAVLEAATALGVAGLLGDPSREDLLQQAQVRIAKAVIIAVSDDAIAILLTLTVRSVAPDTKIVVRIQEQTYQRQLRQAGADVIVSSTKIGGLLLADAVGSNYIVPFVNDLLSSRGRVNLVERPATALEVGRWSNALPGAVVVGLIRAGRMLSFYEDEPCPIEAGDLLMVIQSSRHAGEM, from the coding sequence ATGCCCTGGCAGGCGCCGCGCGCCCGCACACTCTTCACGCGCCCCGCGGCGTCGCCGCAGCGCGTGCTGCTGCAGCGTGTCTATCTGGTGCTCGGGCTGTGCGTGCTTGCCTTCGCCGTGCTTTATCTCGACCGCGACGGTTTGCGCGACGCCAACCGCAAGGTGCTCGGCATCATCGATCTGATGTATTTCACGATGGTCACTGTCGCCACCGTCGGCTATGGCGACATCGTGCCGGTTACCGCCCGCGCGCGGCTCATCGACGCCTTCTTCATCGTACCGATCCGTATCGTCATCTGGTTCGTGTTTCTGGGCACCGCTTATCAGTTCGTCATTCAACGCGTCATCGAGGAATTCCGCATGAAACGCCTGCAAAAACAACTGCGCGATCACGTCGTGGTGTGCGGCTACGGATTGAGCGGTTCGGTCGCGGTGCGCGAGCTGCTGGAAAGCGGCTTCGCCGCTGAATCGATCGTTGTCATCGATTCGCAACAGGCCGTGCTCGAAGCGGCCACGGCGTTGGGTGTGGCGGGCCTGCTCGGCGATCCGTCGCGTGAGGACCTGTTGCAGCAGGCGCAGGTCCGCATCGCCAAAGCGGTGATCATCGCCGTCAGCGACGACGCCATCGCGATCCTGCTGACGTTGACCGTGCGCAGCGTCGCGCCGGACACGAAGATCGTCGTGCGGATTCAGGAGCAAACCTATCAGCGCCAGTTACGTCAGGCCGGTGCGGACGTGATTGTCTCGTCGACCAAGATCGGCGGGCTGCTGCTCGCCGATGCGGTGGGCAGCAACTACATCGTGCCGTTCGTCAACGATCTGCTGTCGTCGCGCGGCCGTGTCAATCTGGTGGAACGTCCGGCGACGGCACTCGAAGTCGGCCGCTGGAGCAATGCGCTGCCGGGCGCGGTGGTGGTCGGGCTGATCCGCGCGGGGCGCATGCTGTCCTTCTATGAAGACGAGCCGTGTCCGATCGAAGCGGGTGACCTGCTGATGGTGATCCAGTCGTCGCGCCATGCGGGCGAAATGTGA
- a CDS encoding HTH-type transcriptional regulator / antitoxin HipB — protein MIHLVATPDQMGQLLAAGRRQAGLTQAEAAARIGVSQSRISALETDATALTLAQLLALCGAYGLQLQVRDKNQPAPEPAPLIEW, from the coding sequence ATGATCCACCTCGTCGCCACGCCAGACCAGATGGGCCAGTTGCTTGCTGCCGGTCGGCGCCAGGCGGGCCTCACCCAAGCCGAAGCCGCCGCGCGCATCGGCGTCAGCCAGAGCCGCATCTCGGCGCTGGAAACCGACGCCACCGCCCTCACGCTCGCCCAATTGCTCGCGCTGTGCGGCGCCTACGGCCTGCAACTGCAGGTACGCGACAAGAACCAGCCGGCGCCTGAGCCGGCGCCTTTGATCGAGTGGTAA
- a CDS encoding serine/threonine-protein kinase HipA — MGRQTHSRALSVWANGERVGVWRLPTRGPMEFAYDPAWVASPAGRPLSLSLPFTPSNEAHKGSRVLNYFDNLLPDSEAIRKRIAQRYQTDTLDAFDLLQAIGRDCVGAVQLLAVDDAPAGVERIEGTPLSDSQIETMLARTVSNPALGAPNEADDFRISLAGAQEKTALLWHDGKWQRPHGATPTTHIFKLPLGLVGNKLADLSTSVENEWLCLRILRAYGLPVANADIMTFGKQRVLSVERFDRQLHSGGQWLLRLPQEDFCQVYGVPSHRKYENEGGPGVLDLARILQQSVSAQQDIETLLASQILFWMLAAPDGHAKNFSIRLLAGGQYRLTPLYDVMSIWPVEGNGPNQWSWFKARLAMAMWSRSKHDAFRDVQRRHFNTMALRCSHGANAEPLIQRLIEQTPEVIARVSAELPERFPAKVAERIFKGLKSSAAKLDTMPPA, encoded by the coding sequence ATGGGCCGCCAAACTCATTCGCGAGCGCTTTCGGTGTGGGCCAACGGCGAGCGCGTCGGTGTCTGGCGCCTTCCCACCCGCGGCCCCATGGAGTTCGCTTACGATCCCGCGTGGGTCGCCTCGCCCGCGGGCCGGCCGCTTTCGCTCTCGCTGCCGTTCACGCCGAGCAATGAGGCGCACAAAGGGTCGCGGGTGCTCAATTATTTCGACAATCTGCTGCCCGACAGCGAGGCGATCAGAAAGCGCATCGCCCAACGCTACCAGACCGACACGCTCGATGCGTTCGACCTGCTGCAAGCCATCGGCCGCGATTGCGTGGGCGCCGTCCAGTTGCTGGCCGTTGACGACGCGCCGGCCGGCGTCGAACGCATCGAAGGCACGCCGCTCTCCGACAGCCAGATCGAAACCATGCTGGCGCGCACCGTCAGCAATCCCGCCCTCGGCGCGCCCAACGAAGCGGACGATTTCCGCATCTCGCTCGCCGGCGCGCAGGAGAAGACCGCCCTGCTATGGCACGACGGCAAGTGGCAACGCCCGCATGGCGCCACGCCCACCACACACATTTTCAAGCTGCCGCTCGGGCTGGTCGGCAACAAGCTCGCCGACCTCAGCACCTCGGTCGAAAACGAATGGCTGTGTCTGCGGATCCTGCGCGCCTATGGCCTGCCGGTGGCCAACGCCGACATCATGACCTTCGGCAAGCAGCGGGTGCTGAGCGTCGAACGCTTCGACCGGCAACTACATTCAGGCGGGCAATGGCTACTGCGCCTGCCGCAGGAAGACTTCTGCCAGGTGTATGGCGTACCGTCGCATCGCAAGTACGAAAACGAAGGGGGTCCGGGCGTGCTGGACCTCGCGCGGATTCTCCAGCAATCGGTGTCGGCGCAGCAGGACATCGAGACGCTGCTGGCCAGCCAGATCCTGTTCTGGATGCTGGCGGCGCCGGACGGCCACGCCAAGAACTTCAGCATTCGCCTGTTGGCGGGCGGCCAATACCGCCTGACGCCGCTTTACGACGTGATGTCGATCTGGCCGGTGGAAGGCAACGGCCCGAACCAGTGGTCATGGTTCAAGGCGAGACTCGCCATGGCGATGTGGTCGCGCAGCAAACACGACGCCTTCCGCGACGTGCAGCGGCGCCACTTCAACACCATGGCGTTGAGGTGCTCGCACGGCGCGAACGCCGAACCGTTGATCCAGCGGCTGATCGAACAGACGCCAGAGGTCATCGCGCGGGTCTCGGCCGAATTGCCCGAGCGATTTCCCGCCAAGGTCGCCGAACGGATTTTCAAAGGCCTGAAAAGCTCGGCGGCCAAGCTCGACACCATGCCGCCGGCATAA
- a CDS encoding proline racemase: protein MKLNRMISTVEVHTAGEPFRIVTSGLPKFPGKTIVERRAWLKAHADHLRRALMFEPRGHADMYGGYLTEPVSEGADFGVIFVHNEGYSDHCGHGVIALATAAVALGWVERSEPETRVGIDAPCGFIEAFVQWDGEQAGHVRFVNVPSFIWQRDVTVHTPSFGEVRGDIAFGGAFYFYTSGKPFDLNVREAEIDRLIQFGDEVKRAANAAFKVEHPLIPEINHIYGTIIDNAPRHAGSTQANCCVFADREVDRSPTGSGTAGRVAQLYLRGELGRDETLVNESVIGTIFRGRVLSETKLDRFDAVIPEIEGDAHVYGFANWIVDERDPLTYGFLVR, encoded by the coding sequence ATGAAACTGAACCGTATGATCAGCACGGTCGAAGTGCATACCGCCGGCGAACCGTTTCGCATTGTCACGAGCGGCTTGCCGAAGTTTCCCGGCAAGACCATCGTCGAGCGGCGCGCGTGGCTCAAGGCGCATGCCGATCACTTGCGCCGCGCGCTGATGTTCGAGCCGCGCGGCCACGCCGATATGTACGGCGGTTATCTGACGGAGCCGGTAAGCGAAGGTGCGGACTTCGGTGTGATCTTCGTGCACAACGAGGGTTATAGCGACCATTGCGGTCACGGCGTGATCGCTCTCGCGACCGCGGCTGTCGCGCTCGGCTGGGTGGAGCGCAGCGAACCGGAAACGCGCGTCGGCATCGACGCGCCATGCGGTTTCATCGAAGCCTTCGTGCAATGGGACGGTGAGCAGGCGGGGCACGTGCGCTTCGTCAATGTGCCGTCGTTCATCTGGCAGCGCGACGTGACGGTGCACACGCCGAGTTTCGGCGAAGTACGTGGCGATATCGCGTTCGGCGGCGCGTTCTATTTCTACACGTCGGGCAAGCCTTTCGATCTGAACGTGCGCGAAGCGGAGATCGACCGGCTGATCCAGTTCGGCGACGAAGTCAAACGCGCGGCGAACGCGGCCTTCAAAGTCGAGCATCCGCTGATTCCGGAAATCAACCACATCTACGGCACGATAATCGACAACGCGCCGCGTCACGCCGGCTCGACCCAGGCCAATTGCTGCGTGTTCGCCGACCGGGAAGTCGATCGTTCGCCGACCGGTTCCGGCACTGCGGGCCGTGTCGCGCAACTTTATCTGCGCGGCGAGCTGGGCCGCGACGAGACGCTGGTCAACGAATCGGTCATCGGCACGATTTTTCGCGGCCGCGTGTTGTCAGAGACGAAGCTCGACCGCTTCGACGCGGTGATCCCCGAGATCGAAGGCGACGCGCATGTCTATGGTTTTGCAAACTGGATAGTCGACGAACGCGATCCGTTGACTTACGGTTTTCTGGTGCGCTGA
- a CDS encoding Peptidase_C39 like family protein encodes MNPPTLRHTDVPYYTQWGSPEWVRHIVEQQGDPCDDPYWQRSGFADPQRYRFWAKRLCGLTCLESALDYWHIDHAPRATLLDDALRHGVYRLRDDGGVDGLIYQPFADWVGEAFGIQVEVLPQAPLEEIAVRIGGDTLAIVSVSPEIRYPERPNQRQGGHLILLHGRDRDGVWFHNPSGIAPHQADVYLPFATMARFYAGRGMTLTRIAR; translated from the coding sequence ATGAACCCACCCACGCTACGCCACACCGACGTCCCGTACTACACGCAATGGGGCAGCCCTGAATGGGTGCGCCACATCGTCGAACAGCAGGGCGACCCGTGCGACGATCCGTACTGGCAGCGCAGCGGTTTTGCCGACCCGCAGCGTTACCGGTTCTGGGCCAAACGCCTGTGCGGTCTGACCTGCCTCGAATCCGCGCTCGATTACTGGCACATCGACCATGCGCCGCGCGCCACGCTGCTGGATGACGCGCTGCGGCACGGCGTGTACCGGCTGCGCGATGACGGCGGCGTCGACGGTTTGATCTACCAGCCGTTCGCCGACTGGGTCGGCGAGGCCTTCGGCATTCAGGTCGAGGTGCTGCCGCAGGCGCCGCTCGAAGAGATCGCGGTGCGCATTGGCGGCGACACGCTGGCGATCGTCTCCGTGAGCCCCGAGATTCGCTACCCCGAACGGCCGAATCAGCGTCAGGGCGGGCATCTGATCCTGCTGCACGGGCGCGATCGCGATGGCGTATGGTTTCATAATCCGTCGGGTATTGCGCCTCACCAGGCGGACGTCTATTTGCCGTTCGCAACGATGGCGCGTTTCTACGCAGGGCGCGGCATGACGCTCACCCGCATCGCACGCTAG
- a CDS encoding 1-piperideine-2-carboxylate/1-pyrroline-2-carboxylate reductase [NAD(P)H], producing the protein MTRPTTPIFDAAATARLIPYTTLVDALKRASIDYAQHRIVSPERLVVPLNEGGIMLSMPATAPDLAIHKLVNVCASNRPRGMPTIHGQVMAFDADTGETLFILDGPTVTGRRTAATSMLGVHTFAPARPSEFLLIGTGTQAVNHLEAIGELFPEARVWVKGSAPARAEAFCAAHGGKVRELRPLADPDAAVPDSIGVVIALTTSKRPVYDEAARTDRLVIGVGAFTPAMVEIGARTISGSALFVDDEAGARHEAGDFIQAGVDWAKVGGIATVVENATVLPPGKPVVFKSVGCAAWDLAACRVAREALSGG; encoded by the coding sequence ATGACCCGCCCGACCACGCCGATTTTCGACGCCGCCGCCACCGCGCGGCTGATTCCGTACACGACGCTTGTCGACGCATTGAAGCGCGCGAGCATCGACTACGCGCAGCACCGTATCGTGAGTCCTGAACGGCTCGTGGTGCCGCTCAACGAGGGCGGCATCATGCTGTCGATGCCGGCCACCGCGCCCGATCTCGCGATCCACAAACTGGTCAACGTGTGCGCGAGCAATCGACCGCGCGGCATGCCGACGATCCACGGCCAGGTGATGGCTTTCGACGCCGATACCGGCGAGACGCTCTTCATCCTCGATGGCCCGACGGTGACCGGGCGTCGCACGGCAGCGACGTCGATGCTCGGCGTCCACACCTTCGCGCCGGCCAGGCCGAGCGAATTCCTGTTGATCGGCACCGGCACGCAGGCGGTGAACCATCTGGAAGCGATCGGCGAACTATTCCCCGAGGCGCGCGTGTGGGTGAAGGGCAGTGCGCCCGCGCGGGCCGAAGCGTTTTGCGCCGCCCATGGCGGCAAGGTGCGCGAACTGCGACCGCTGGCGGATCCTGACGCGGCCGTCCCCGATTCAATCGGCGTGGTGATCGCGCTGACCACCAGCAAACGGCCCGTCTACGACGAAGCGGCGCGTACGGACCGGCTCGTCATCGGCGTCGGCGCGTTCACGCCGGCCATGGTCGAGATCGGCGCGCGCACGATCTCGGGCAGCGCGTTGTTCGTCGACGACGAAGCCGGCGCGAGGCATGAAGCCGGTGATTTCATCCAGGCCGGCGTCGATTGGGCGAAGGTCGGCGGCATTGCCACCGTGGTCGAAAATGCCACTGTGCTGCCGCCCGGAAAACCGGTTGTTTTCAAAAGCGTCGGGTGCGCGGCGTGGGATCTGGCGGCCTGCCGTGTGGCGCGCGAAGCCTTGTCGGGCGGCTGA
- a CDS encoding Permease of the drug/metabolite transporter (DMT) superfamily (manually curated), translating to MRTTRLSPPHILRTTKIHKADVAMLCTVSALGGASHLLTRMVSDDFGAVSLAAMRSAGAALFLTPMFILQGGMRVMRTNWKPILLVGLTNCAVPFVLTGFASLTLSATLASIFAATSPLFGTVIARLWLKDRIGGTHILGLATGFAGVVWLAWDKTSLAPDSDDASTMWAMAATLSATLLFGFSATFCKRYLDHVAPIATATGSQIVCAIALALPSAHLWPVVNPPAQAWCVLAALITLCSGLGYLLYLRLIANIGPGCTMTSYFMVPAFGALWATLFLGEDFTLSMAFGCGAILTGMALSTGIIPGLWNTRKVPTENQAQGPLSG from the coding sequence ATGCGCACAACGAGACTATCACCACCACATATACTCAGGACTACGAAAATACATAAGGCCGATGTCGCAATGTTGTGCACAGTTTCCGCTCTGGGGGGTGCCTCTCATTTGCTCACCAGAATGGTTTCCGACGACTTCGGCGCCGTCTCGCTCGCCGCCATGCGCTCCGCTGGAGCAGCGCTGTTCCTGACACCGATGTTCATCCTGCAGGGCGGGATGCGCGTGATGCGGACGAACTGGAAGCCGATTTTGCTCGTGGGCCTCACGAACTGCGCTGTACCGTTTGTGCTTACTGGCTTTGCATCCCTTACCCTCTCCGCCACGCTTGCCTCGATCTTCGCCGCCACAAGTCCGCTGTTTGGCACGGTGATTGCACGACTGTGGCTGAAAGACCGGATCGGCGGCACGCACATCCTAGGCCTTGCGACCGGGTTTGCGGGCGTAGTGTGGCTCGCGTGGGACAAAACGTCGCTGGCGCCGGACAGCGACGATGCCTCAACAATGTGGGCGATGGCAGCGACGCTGAGCGCAACCTTGCTGTTTGGCTTTTCGGCAACTTTCTGCAAGCGCTATCTCGACCATGTCGCGCCGATCGCGACGGCAACGGGCAGTCAGATCGTCTGTGCGATTGCGCTTGCCTTGCCATCCGCTCACCTGTGGCCTGTCGTCAATCCTCCGGCTCAGGCGTGGTGCGTATTGGCCGCGCTCATCACACTGTGTAGCGGGCTCGGCTATCTGTTGTACCTGCGCCTGATCGCCAATATCGGTCCGGGCTGCACGATGACCAGCTATTTCATGGTCCCCGCCTTTGGGGCGCTATGGGCGACGCTGTTCCTCGGCGAGGACTTTACGTTGTCAATGGCTTTCGGCTGCGGCGCGATCCTGACAGGCATGGCGCTAAGCACGGGAATTATTCCCGGGCTATGGAACACACGCAAAGTGCCAACAGAAAATCAGGCACAGGGCCCGTTATCGGGGTAG